From the Primulina tabacum isolate GXHZ01 chromosome 15, ASM2559414v2, whole genome shotgun sequence genome, one window contains:
- the LOC142526218 gene encoding glucan endo-1,3-beta-glucosidase 1-like, with product MENPKLIFFFILLSILLFVLFTEIKAQQSKDEPYIGVNIGTDVSNLLPATDLVAFLQSQKITHVRLYDADAEILKALANTKIRVIVGVPNNQLLAIGSSNATAANWIGRNVAAYYPETLITGVAVGDEIFTTIPSSTPLLMPAIESLYSALVAANLHTQIKISTPNSASIILDPFPPSQAYFNQSLSPVITQLLQFLSRTQSPLMMNLYPYYVFMQNKGVVPLDNSLFKPLTPSKEMVDPNTLLHYTNVFDAMIDSVYFSLKNLNVTDVIVLVSETGWPSRGDSKEPYATIDNADMYNSNLIKHVIDRIGTPLHPEITSSVYIYELFNEDLRSPPVSEANWGLFYGNSTPVYLLHVSGSGTFLANDTTNQTYCIATDGLDAKTLQTALDWACGPGRANCSEIQPGESCYQPNNVKNHASYAFDSYYQKEGKSSGSCDFKGAAMITTTDPSHGSCIFPGSKTKSNKTNQIVNSTQASGGEGVRFIGFHFKILWGFTSCLFYYSFLS from the exons ATGGAAAATCCTAAGCTCATCTTCTTCTTTATTCTTCTGAGCATTCTCCTATTCGTACTTTTCACAG AAATTAAGGCGCAGCAAAGCAAAGATGAGCCATATATTGGAGTTAACATCGGCACAGATGTGTCAAATTTGCTACCGGCTACAGATTTAGTTGCTTTTTTGCAGTCGCAAAAGATTACACATGTCAGGCTCTATGACGCCGACGCTGAAATCCTCAAGGCGCTTGCTAATACCAAGATTAGGGTCATTGTCGGTGTGCCCAATAACCAGCTTCTTGCCATTGGCTCCTCCAACGCCACCGCCGCCAACTGGATTGGCCGCAATGTGGCGGCGTACTACCCTGAAACTCTGATCACCGGCGTGGCAGTTGGGGATGAAATCTTCACCACCATTCCTAGTTCAACACCTTTGCTCATGCCAGCAATCGAGTCACTCTACAGTGCTCTTGTGGCTGCAAATTTGCATACCCAAATCAAGATTTCAACTCCCAATTCTGCTTCCATAATTCTTGACCCCTTTCCACCTTCCCAGGCCTATTTTAATCAGAGCTTGAGCCCTGTTATTACCCAGTTACTGCAGTTCTTGTCCAGGACACAGTCACCTTTGATGATGAATTTGTATCCTTACTATGTGTTTATGCAGAATAAAGGGGTTGTTCCTTTAGATAATTCCCTCTTCAAGCCATTAACACCCTCTAAAGAAATGGTTGATCCTAACACATTGCTCCACTACACCAATGTTTTTGATGCCATGATTGATTCTGTGTATTTTTCTCTGAAGAATCTTAATGTTACTGACGTGATCGTTCTTGTTTCCGAAACTGGGTGGCCTTCGAGGGGGGACTCGAAGGAGCCTTATGCTACGATCGATAATGCGGATATGTATAATTCAAATCTGATTAAGCATGTTATAGATCGTATTGGGACGCCTTTGCACCCCGAAATTACTTCTAGTGTGTACATATATGAGCTGTTCAACGAGGACTTGAGGTCACCCCCTGTGTCCGAGGCCAATTGGGGGTTGTTTTATGGGAATTCGACGCCGGTTTACTTGCTCCATGTGTCGGGGAGTGGCACATTTTTGGCTAATGACAcaacaaatcaaacttattGTATTGCCACTGATGGTTTGGATGCAAAGACCTTGCAAACGGCTTTAGATTGGGCCTGTGGACCGGGGAGGGCGAATTGCTCGGAGATTCAACCAGGGGAGAGTTGTTACCAGCCTAATAATGTTAAGAATCATGCTTCATATGCATTTGATAGCTATTATCAAAAGGAAGGGAAGTCCTCTGGATCTTGTGATTTCAAGGGTGCTGCTATGATCACGACAACTGATCCTA GTCACGGGAGTTGTATATTTCCTGGAAG CAAGACGAAAAGCAATAAGACCAACCAGATTGTGAACTCAACACAAGCAAGTGGTGGTGAGGGAGTGAGATTTATTGGCTTTCATTTCAAGATTTTATGGGGCTTCACTTCTTGTCTCTTTTATTATTCATTCCTTTCATGA